Proteins encoded by one window of Rutidosis leptorrhynchoides isolate AG116_Rl617_1_P2 chromosome 7, CSIRO_AGI_Rlap_v1, whole genome shotgun sequence:
- the LOC139857169 gene encoding aquaporin PIP1-2: MEGKEEDVKLGANKFSERQPIGTSAQTESKDYKEPPPAPLFEPGELSSWSFYRAGIAEFIATFLFLYISVLTVMGVAKSPTKCGTVGIQGIAWAFGGMIFALVYCTAGISGGHINPAVTFGLLLARKLSLTRAVFYMVMQCLGAICGAGVVKGFQGKHTFTSVGGGANVVAHGYTKGSGLGAEIVGTFVLVYTVFSATDAKRSARDSHVPILAPLPIGFAVFLVHLATIPITGTGINPARSLGAAIIYNKDHAWDDHWIFWVGPFIGAALAALYHVIVIRAIPFKSRS, translated from the exons ATGGAGGGTAAGGAAGAAGATGTTAAGTTGGGAGCAAACAAGTTTTCAGAAAGGCAACCAATTGGAACATCAGCTCAAACAGAAAGTAAAGATTACAAAGAACCACCACCAGCTCCTTTGTTTGAGCCTGGTGAATTATCATCATGGTCTTTTTACAGAGCTGGAATTGCTGAATTTATAGCAACTTTCTTGTTCTTGTACATCTCTGTTTTGACTGTTATGGGTGTTGCCAAATCACCCACAAAGTGTGGTACTGTTGGTATTCAAGGTATTGCTTGGGCTTTTGGTGGTATGATCTTTGCCCTTGTTTACTGCACTGCTGGTATCTCAG GAGGACACATCAACCCGGCAGTGACATTTGGTTTATTACTAGCTAGGAAACTGTCTTTAACAAGGGCAGTGTTCTATATGGTGATGCAGTGTCTTGGAGCCATCTGTGGTGCAGGTGTGGTCAAGGGGTTCCAGGGCAAGCACACATTCACCTCTGTTGGTGGTGGTGCTAATGTTGTAGCCCATGGTTACACCAAAGGATCAGGTCTTGGTGCTGAAATTGTAGGGACCTTTGTGCTTGTCTACACTGTTTTCTCTGCAACTGATGCTAAAAGAAGTGCTAGAGACTCACATGTCCCT ATTTTGGCTCCTCTCCCAATCGGGTTCGCCGTTTTCTTGGTTCATTTAGCCACCATTCCCATTACCGGAACTGGTATCAACCCTGCACGAAGTCTCGGGGCTGCAATCATCTACAACAAGGACCATGCATGGGATGATCAC TGGATTTTCTGGGTCGGTCCATTCATTGGAGCTGCACTCGCCGCTTTGTACCATGTGATCGTCATCAGGGCTATTCCTTTCAAGAGCAGATCTTAA